Proteins co-encoded in one Bombus pyrosoma isolate SC7728 linkage group LG4, ASM1482585v1, whole genome shotgun sequence genomic window:
- the LOC122566472 gene encoding inhibitor of growth protein 1, which produces MLNQAVVEALYSATYIENYLDCVENLPNDLQRHVSRLRELDATCQTYLREVDQQQEALKNDTDLAVKRRALLRVQQALIAAQEIGDEKLQIVQQVQDLIENKSRQLDLDYRNLDFGKEQESNESVRETNANINSNSSGNANNTERQPKRARRTRTDTMVESSNTMDMIVMTETRSNSLSNASNGNQKKTTTTNTGKKKKRKSRQGNQQNQHREDTPPPLEDDLAIDPDEPTYCLCDQISYGEMILCDNDLCPIEWFHFSCVSLSTKPKGKWFCPKCRGDRPNVMKPKAQFLKELERYNKEKEEKS; this is translated from the exons ATGTTAAATCAAGCTGTTGTCGAAGCATTATATTCTGCAACGTATATCGAGAATTATTTAGACTGTGTGGAAAACTTGCCAAATGATTTACAAAGACATGTATCCCGGCTACGTGAGCTGGATGCCACTTGTCaaa CATATTTGCGAGAGGTAGACCAACAACAAGAAGCGTTAAAGAATGATACAGATTTAGCAGTTAAAAGAAGAGCACTTTTAAGGGTTCAACAAGCATTAATTGCAGCACAAGAAATAGGAGATGAGAAATTGCAAATAGTTCAACAAGTTCAAGATctcattgaaaataaatctagACAGCTAGACTTAGATTACCGTAATCTTG ATTTCGGAAAGGAGCAAGAAAGTAACGAATCAGTTCGTGAAACAAAtgctaatataaattctaactCTTCTGGTAATGCAAACAACACAGAAAGACAACCAAAAAGAGCCAGGAGAACAAGGACAGACACGATGGTTGAATCTTCCAATACTATGGACATGATTGTGATGACAGAAACACGTTCTAATTCTTTGTCAAATGCAAGTAATGGTAATCAAAAGAAGACAACTACTACTAATACAggcaaaaagaagaaaaggaaatctaGACAAGGTAATCAGCAAAATCAGCATCGTGAAGATACCCCACCACCACTAGAAGATGATCTTGCAATTGACCCAGACGAACCAACATATTGTCTGTGTGATCAAATATCATATGGAGAAATGATATTATGTGACAATGATTTATGCCCTATAGAATGGTTCCATTTTTCATGTGTTTCATTAAGTACCAAGCCCAAAGGCAAGTGGTTCTGTCCAAAATGTAGAGGAGACAGGCCAAATGTTATGAAACCCAAAgcacaatttttaaaagaattagaaaggtataataaagaaaaagaagagaaatcgtAG
- the LOC122566475 gene encoding ubiquitin-conjugating enzyme E2 A isoform X3 has product MIWNAVIFGPHDTPFEDGTFKLTIEFTEEYPNKPPTVRFISKMFHPNVYADGGICLDILQNRWSPTYDVSAILTSIQSLLDEPNPNSPANSLAAQLYQENKREYEKRVATVVEQSWLNFQESHTEDVR; this is encoded by the exons atgatatggAATGCAGTTATCTTTGG acCTCATGATACTCCATTTGAAGATGGTACTTTCAAACTTACAATAGAATTTACAGAAGAATATCCAAATAAACCGCCCACAGTGAGATTTATTAGTAAGATGTTCCACCCTAATGTGTATGCTGATGGAGGCATATGTTTGGACATATTACAGAATCGTTGGAGCCCTACTTATGATGTATCTGCTATTCTAACATCTATACAG tCCCTTTTGGATGAACCAAATCCAAATTCTCCAGCAAATTCATTAGCTGCACAATTATATCAAGAAAATAAGCGGGAATATGAAAAGAGAGTAGCTACTGTTGTTGAACAATCGTGGTTGAATTTTCAAGAAAGTCACACAGAAGATGTCCGCTGA
- the LOC122566475 gene encoding ubiquitin-conjugating enzyme E2-17 kDa isoform X1, with amino-acid sequence MSTPARRRLMRDFKRLQEDPPTGVSGAPTDNNIMIWNAVIFGPHDTPFEDGTFKLTIEFTEEYPNKPPTVRFISKMFHPNVYADGGICLDILQNRWSPTYDVSAILTSIQSLLDEPNPNSPANSLAAQLYQENKREYEKRVATVVEQSWLNFQESHTEDVR; translated from the exons ATGTCTACCCCTGCAAGAAGGAGACTAATGAGAGACTTTAAGAG GCTACAAGAAGATCCACCCACTGGAGTATCGGGAGCACCTACAgacaataatattatgatatggAATGCAGTTATCTTTGG acCTCATGATACTCCATTTGAAGATGGTACTTTCAAACTTACAATAGAATTTACAGAAGAATATCCAAATAAACCGCCCACAGTGAGATTTATTAGTAAGATGTTCCACCCTAATGTGTATGCTGATGGAGGCATATGTTTGGACATATTACAGAATCGTTGGAGCCCTACTTATGATGTATCTGCTATTCTAACATCTATACAG tCCCTTTTGGATGAACCAAATCCAAATTCTCCAGCAAATTCATTAGCTGCACAATTATATCAAGAAAATAAGCGGGAATATGAAAAGAGAGTAGCTACTGTTGTTGAACAATCGTGGTTGAATTTTCAAGAAAGTCACACAGAAGATGTCCGCTGA
- the LOC122566475 gene encoding ubiquitin-conjugating enzyme E2-17 kDa isoform X2 encodes MSTPARRRLMRDFKRLQEDPPTGVSGAPTDNNIMIWNAVIFGPHDTPFEDGTFKLTIEFTEEYPNKPPTVRFISKMFHPNVYADGGICLDILQNRWSPTYDVSAILTSIQSLLSDPNPNSPANSMAAQLYKENRREYEKRVKACVEQSFTD; translated from the exons ATGTCTACCCCTGCAAGAAGGAGACTAATGAGAGACTTTAAGAG GCTACAAGAAGATCCACCCACTGGAGTATCGGGAGCACCTACAgacaataatattatgatatggAATGCAGTTATCTTTGG acCTCATGATACTCCATTTGAAGATGGTACTTTCAAACTTACAATAGAATTTACAGAAGAATATCCAAATAAACCGCCCACAGTGAGATTTATTAGTAAGATGTTCCACCCTAATGTGTATGCTGATGGAGGCATATGTTTGGACATATTACAGAATCGTTGGAGCCCTACTTATGATGTATCTGCTATTCTAACATCTATACAG TCGCTGTTAAGTGACCCGAACCCGAATTCACCTGCCAACTCAATGGCAGCACAACTGTACAAAGAGAATCGACGTGAATACGAGAAGCGAGTGAAGGCTTGTGTGGAGCAGAGTTTTACGGATTAG